In one window of Helianthus annuus cultivar XRQ/B chromosome 17, HanXRQr2.0-SUNRISE, whole genome shotgun sequence DNA:
- the LOC110921484 gene encoding 30S ribosomal protein 2, chloroplastic produces MATISASIPSSFKPISTKSNPNLPQTCFRFQLSTTRQPTRLLCVAEETPATIDPTSEAARRLYVGNIPRTTTIDELQKVFEEHGAIEKAEVMYDKYSGRSRRFGFVTMKTVDDVNAAIEKLDGTEIGGRKIKVNVTEKPLNGASSTLLPSEETPFVDSPYKLYVGNLAKTVTSESLKSFFSEKGNVLGAKVSRVPGTSKSSGFGFVSFSSEEEVEAAISSFNDAVLEGQKIRVNKA; encoded by the exons ATGGCCACAATTTCAGCATCCATTCCATCATCATTCAAACCCATTTCGACAAAATCAAACCCTAATCTTCCTCAAACCTGTTTCAGATTCCAACTTTCAACCACTAGACAACCCACAAGACTTCTTTGTGTCGCCGAAGAAACGCCGGCGACAATTGACCCCACATCGGAAGCCGCCAGGCGACTGTATGTCGGTAACATTCCTCGTACCACAACCATTGATGAACTCCAAAAGGTGTTTGAAGAACATGGTGCCATTGAGAAAGCTGAG GTAATGTATGACAAGTACTCTGGAAGGAGTCGAAGATTTGGTTTTGTCACAATGAAGACCGTTGATGATGTAAATGCTGCTATTGAAAAGTTAGATGGCACG GAAATCGGAGGGcgtaaaatcaaagtaaatgtcACAGAGAAGCCTTTGAATGGAGCCAGCTCTACACTTCTTCCATCAGAAGAGACCCCATTTGTTGACAGCCCTTACAAACTTTATGTGGGAAACCTTGCGAAAACCGTGACATCAGAGTCACTCAAAAGCTTTTTTTCCGAGAAAGGAAACGTTCTTGGCGCCAAAGTGTCTAGGGTTCCTGGAACTTCAAAATCAAGCGGGTTCGGGTttgtttcattctcttcagaAGAGGAGGTAGAAGCTGCCATTTCTTCGTTTAATGATGCT GTGCTCGAAGGCCAAAAGATTCGTGTAAATAAAGCGTAG